One Pseudomonadota bacterium genomic window, GCTATACGCCGAAGAGGCGCCGAAGGCTCTGCATCACCGTGGTCTGGTTCTCGTTGCCGCGCCGCTGCCGCGCTTCTTCATCGAGGTGCTGCAGCGCCGCATCGAGCGCCGTTCGCTTCTCTCCCATCACCATTGCGATCTCGTGGGCCAGGTTCTGGTTTCGCGTGAGGGCCGCGAGAAAGGCGCTCTTGGGAAGTCGATAGGCGAGCACGCTGCTGCGCGCCACCACGGTGGTCTCGCGCACCACGTCGTTCACCAGGCTCCACTCGCCGAAGACCTCTCCCGCACTGATGGCATTCACGAGAGTGGAAGGGGTGCCCTCGGTCTCCACGTACCGCTCGGCGGTCCCCTCGCTCACGATGTAGAGCCAGTGGGCCTCGCTTCCCTGACGGGTCATGACGTCGCCCTGGGCGAACGGCGCGTAGACCAGCTGCGAGGCCAGGGTCTCGAGCTCCTCGTCGGGAAGGCGGTTGAAGAGCGCCACCTTGCGAAGGGCCCGCACGCGCTGCTCTTGATCTTCCCGCGCTTTGCGAAGGCGACGCTCCGCATTCTCCTCTTCGGTGAGGAAGACCGCATGCGCCGGCAGCGCCAGCGAGATGCCCGCGCGCTTGAGCGCGGCAACGACGTGGGTGCGCACATCAGAGTCGGTAGGATCGTCAGCCGCAAGATCGGTGAGCCAGTAGCGAACCGCGTAACGGGTGAAGCTCTCGGCGAACTCCATGGCGACGCAGTTCGGAGGAGGATCTGGCGCAACGCGCGGGAGCTCGGCCTGGCGCAGGGCGGCCTCCACGGTCTCGATGACCTCTGAGGGCGTCCATCGATGGTCGACGTTGAACCACACCCAGCGGCGCCACTGAACGGGCTTCTCGCTGCGACGGCCCTGCACCGTGAACTTCCCTCGCGCCATCACGCTGTTGGGAACCATCACCGTCTCCCAGTTGCGGGTCTCGACGGCGATGCGACGCCACCCCATCTCCACGACGCGGCCCTGGATGTCGTCGATCTTGATCCAGTCGCCCACGTCGAGCGAGTCGTCGAGCTGCACGGCGAGTCCCGCCACCAGGTTTCCCAGGGTGTCTTGCATCGACAGACCGATGATGGCCGTCACCACCGCGGAGCCCGCGATGATGCCGGAGAGGTTGACGTTGCGCAGCCACAGCAGTGCGAAGAGCCACGTCACACCGCCGCAGGCCACGGCCACAGCACTGAGCCGCTCAGGCTGATGATCACGGCGCCTTCGATGAAGATCGCGAGATCGCGGAGCAGCCCGGCGGCGCTCTCGCCGATCACGGGGGTGAGCGCGCTTGCCGCAACAAGCGTGATCACGGCCAGCAGGGTGAGCAGCGCGAAGGCCCGCAGCGCCACCCTCGACGAGCGCGCCAGCAGCTTCGCAATGGCGCTCAGGGCGAGAATGACCCCCAGCACCCATCCTTGTGAGGTCGCGGCGCGCTCGATCACGAGCACCAGCTCGGGTGTGGTCATGTCAGCGGTGTGAGCGGGCGGTGCCGCGCTTCCCGACTCAGGGTTCGCATGTCAGCGGGCAGACCGGACGGGGCGCCTCTACGGTCACGATTGCGCTCACCTCACCGCCCAGTTCAATGCGGCATGGAGGCCGTCCTCCTGCCACGGGGGGCGCGCGGGCGGGAGGACGGCGTCTGGCGAAGGGCAAAGGGGGCGACGATGAGCTCCATCCTCGACCGCATCGGCAGCACACCGCTGGTGCCCTTGAACGCTCTCGGTGCCGGTCTGCCGGTGCCCCTGCTCGCCAAGTGCGAGTTTCTCAACCCTGGCGGAAGCGTCAAGGACCGCATCGCCATGGCCATCATCGACGATGCCGAGCGTCGCGGCGCCCTCGCGCCAGGGGCGACCCTGATCGAGGCCACGGCGGGGAACACGGGCCTCGGTCTGGCCATGGTGGCGGCTGTGCGCGGCTATCGCCTGGCCTGCGTTTTGCCCGAGAAGATGTCGAACGACAAGCGTCGCGCGCTGCGCTCCGCCGGGGCCGAGGTCATCATCACGCCCAATGCCCCGCCGGACAGCCCGGAGAACTTCCAGAACGTGGCAAGACGTCTGGCCGCGGAGCGGGGGTGGTTCCTGGTCGATCAGTTCGTCAATCCGGCGAATCC contains:
- a CDS encoding mechanosensitive ion channel protein MscS, translating into MGAGGHSRPERHCEAAGALVEGGAAGLRAAHPAGRDHACCGKRAHPRDRRERRRAAPRSRDLHRRRRDHQPERLSAVAVACGGVTWLFALLWLRNVNLSGIIAGSAVVTAIIGLSMQDTLGNLVAGLAVQLDDSLDVGDWIKIDDIQGRVVEMGWRRIAVETRNWETVMVPNSVMARGKFTVQGRRSEKPVQWRRWVWFNVDHRWTPSEVIETVEAALRQAELPRVAPDPPPNCVAMEFAESFTRYAVRYWLTDLAADDPTDSDVRTHVVAALKRAGISLALPAHAVFLTEEENAERRLRKAREDQEQRVRALRKVALFNRLPDEELETLASQLVYAPFAQGDVMTRQGSEAHWLYIVSEGTAERYVETEGTPSTLVNAISAGEVFGEWSLVNDVVRETTVVARSSVLAYRLPKSAFLAALTRNQNLAHEIAMVMGEKRTALDAALQHLDEEARQRRGNENQTTVMQSLRRLFGV
- a CDS encoding cysteine synthase family protein is translated as MSAGRPDGAPLRSRLRSPHRPVQCGMEAVLLPRGARGREDGVWRRAKGATMSSILDRIGSTPLVPLNALGAGLPVPLLAKCEFLNPGGSVKDRIAMAIIDDAERRGALAPGATLIEATAGNTGLGLAMVAAVRGYRLACVLPEKMSNDKRRALRSAGAEVIITPNAPPDSPENFQNVARRLAAERGWFLVDQFVNPANPHVHETVTGPEIVAQVAGPVHAFVAGVGTGGSITGIGRCLKRSDARTRIVLADPVGSLLASLWGDGLPPCDAPYLVEGIGSSRVPANLDLRVIDAVERVTDAESFEAARRLIREEGLFAGGSAGTAVAAAIRVAARACPGDGAVVALLPDGWDRYLSKDWLTEP